The Diaphorobacter ruginosibacter genome contains a region encoding:
- a CDS encoding hydroxymethylglutaryl-CoA lyase gives MPAPRIHDVLISEVGPRDGLQSVQRTMPTADKCAWIDALVAAGLQEIEVGSFVSPKLLPQMADTADVVAHALRHREVTIMALVPNMHGAQAALEAGVHKITLPISASRAHSLANVRKTPGEMVELVRDIIALRDAIAPHVHVEAGISTAFGCTMQGAVDEDDVIALAVACTQAGVDECGLSDTTGMANPAQVRRLFTRLISELGDKAGAAHMHNTRGLGLANCLAAFEAGTRTFDASLAGLGGCPYAPGASGNVVTEDLVFMFEAMGIRTGVDIERLIAAREPLGAALPGEPLYGMTPLAGLPKGFKPQHSA, from the coding sequence ATGCCAGCCCCCAGAATTCACGACGTCCTGATCAGCGAGGTGGGCCCACGCGACGGACTGCAATCCGTTCAGCGGACCATGCCCACGGCCGACAAATGCGCCTGGATAGATGCACTGGTCGCAGCCGGCCTGCAGGAAATCGAGGTGGGCTCCTTCGTCTCCCCAAAACTGCTGCCGCAGATGGCGGACACTGCGGACGTCGTTGCGCATGCGCTGCGCCACCGCGAGGTGACGATCATGGCCCTGGTGCCCAACATGCACGGCGCACAGGCAGCCCTCGAAGCCGGCGTTCACAAGATCACCCTGCCGATTTCCGCCAGCCGCGCCCACTCGCTGGCCAACGTGCGCAAGACACCCGGCGAGATGGTGGAGCTGGTGCGCGACATCATCGCGCTGCGTGACGCTATCGCGCCCCATGTGCACGTCGAGGCCGGTATTTCGACGGCATTCGGCTGCACCATGCAAGGCGCCGTCGACGAAGACGATGTGATCGCCCTGGCGGTCGCCTGCACCCAGGCCGGCGTGGACGAATGCGGCCTGTCCGACACAACGGGCATGGCCAATCCCGCTCAGGTCAGGCGGCTTTTCACGCGGCTGATCTCCGAGCTCGGCGACAAGGCAGGTGCGGCGCACATGCACAACACGCGCGGACTGGGCCTGGCCAACTGCCTTGCAGCGTTCGAGGCAGGCACCCGCACCTTCGATGCGTCGCTCGCCGGACTGGGCGGCTGCCCTTATGCCCCAGGCGCATCCGGCAACGTGGTGACCGAAGACCTGGTCTTCATGTTCGAGGCCATGGGCATACGCACCGGCGTCGACATCGAGCGCCTGATCGCCGCACGCGAACCACTGGGCGCAGCGCTCCCCGGAGAGCCGCTCTACGGCATGACCCCGCTTGCCGGATTGCCCAAGGGCTTCAAGCCGCAACACAGCGCCTGA
- a CDS encoding IclR family transcriptional regulator, whose translation MPRKSLVESVADENAAPGGVAAVDRALSLLAAFRDGDEALGLAELAERTRMYKSTASRLLASLEHAGWVVRQESGRYAVGAAVARLHSIYAASFSLDQVVMPALRALVKATGESAAYHVRQGRDRLCLYRVDSPHPVRDHARVGDLLPLGKGAGGRVLVAFDPELSEWERRDRVHYARVRADGFEAVVGDRRSEIAGISVPVFRRNGELAAALTLTMPVHRYDERYVRNVLMAARALGRELP comes from the coding sequence ATGCCGCGAAAATCCCTTGTCGAATCGGTGGCCGACGAAAACGCCGCACCCGGTGGCGTGGCGGCCGTGGACCGGGCGCTCAGCCTGCTGGCAGCCTTTCGTGATGGCGACGAGGCGCTGGGTCTTGCCGAACTGGCCGAGCGCACGCGCATGTACAAGAGCACGGCATCGCGCCTGCTGGCATCGCTGGAGCATGCGGGCTGGGTTGTGCGGCAGGAGTCGGGGCGCTACGCGGTGGGGGCGGCCGTCGCTCGCCTGCACTCGATTTATGCAGCCAGCTTCTCGCTCGATCAGGTGGTGATGCCCGCGTTGCGCGCGCTGGTCAAGGCCACGGGCGAAAGCGCCGCCTACCATGTGAGGCAGGGCAGGGACAGGCTGTGCCTGTACCGTGTCGATTCACCGCATCCCGTGCGTGACCATGCGCGCGTCGGCGACCTGCTGCCGCTGGGCAAGGGCGCGGGCGGACGGGTGCTCGTGGCGTTCGATCCCGAGCTGTCGGAGTGGGAGCGCCGCGACCGTGTTCACTACGCCAGGGTGCGGGCAGACGGCTTCGAGGCGGTAGTGGGTGACCGGCGCAGCGAGATTGCAGGCATATCCGTTCCCGTGTTCCGCAGGAATGGCGAACTGGCGGCGGCGCTGACCCTGACGATGCCGGTGCACCGATATGACGAGCGCTATGTCAGGAACGTGCTGATGGCGGCAAGGGCGCTTGGGCGGGAACTGCCTTGA
- the fabI gene encoding enoyl-ACP reductase FabI: MGFLAGKKLLITGVLSNRSIAYGIARACHEQGAELAFSYVGERFKDRITEFAAEFNSTLIFDCDVSDDAQIEKMFADLGAAWGRFDGFVHSIGFAPREAIAGNFLDGLTRENFKIAHDISAYSFPAMAKAALPYLNDKSSLLTLSYLGALRSIPNYNTMGLAKASLEASVRYLAEAVGRTADGRAIRANGISAGPIKTLAASGIKDFGKLLGRVADAAPLRRNVTIEDVGNVAAFLLSDLASGVTAEITYVDGGFSQTAGLSADQV, encoded by the coding sequence ATGGGTTTTCTCGCCGGCAAGAAGCTGCTCATCACGGGCGTGCTGTCCAATCGTTCCATCGCCTACGGCATTGCCCGCGCCTGCCACGAGCAAGGCGCCGAGCTGGCATTCAGCTATGTGGGGGAGCGCTTCAAGGATCGCATCACCGAATTCGCCGCGGAATTCAACTCCACGCTGATCTTCGATTGCGACGTGTCCGATGACGCTCAGATCGAAAAGATGTTCGCCGACCTGGGCGCCGCCTGGGGCCGGTTTGACGGCTTCGTGCACTCCATCGGCTTCGCGCCGCGCGAGGCGATCGCCGGCAATTTCCTCGACGGCCTGACCCGCGAGAATTTCAAGATCGCTCACGACATCAGTGCCTACAGCTTCCCGGCGATGGCCAAGGCGGCGCTGCCGTACCTGAACGACAAGTCATCGCTGCTGACGCTGTCGTACCTGGGCGCGCTGCGTTCCATCCCGAACTACAACACCATGGGCCTGGCCAAGGCGTCGCTCGAAGCGTCCGTGCGCTATCTGGCCGAAGCCGTGGGCCGCACCGCGGACGGCCGCGCGATCCGCGCCAACGGTATTTCCGCCGGCCCGATCAAGACACTGGCCGCCTCGGGCATCAAGGATTTCGGCAAGCTGCTGGGCCGTGTGGCCGACGCCGCCCCGCTGCGCCGCAACGTGACCATCGAGGACGTGGGCAATGTGGCGGCATTCCTGCTGTCCGACCTGGCCAGCGGCGTGACCGCCGAAATCACCTACGTGGATGGCGGCTTCAGCCAGACGGCCGGCCTCTCTGCGGACCAGGTGTAA